One part of the Stegostoma tigrinum isolate sSteTig4 chromosome 14, sSteTig4.hap1, whole genome shotgun sequence genome encodes these proteins:
- the LOC125457471 gene encoding lysosome-associated membrane glycoprotein 3 isoform X4 codes for MNRSGLVIGSVILCLCASYAALEEGAALPDMLNTVTSIVKPNTTLSMTAWSMHVTNMTAQTLSTTHVLTTVPPTLTPNFSLPETGQYNVSIKNVICIKARLGIQLFVKENAEDLHFNVPPAKTVVSGKCGNTASWIILKFNLGFVNFTFVKDGEHYYVSEISVALNTMKNLEKSYSGAMKNVKLFKTTLGHSYKCKSQQFLPISPNSLWILLVDTQLQAFDVTGGNFGKIND; via the exons ATGAACCGTTCGGGGTTGGTCATTGGTTCGGTTATTTTGT gCTTATGTGCAAGTTATGCTGCTTTGGAAGAAGGTGCTGCATTACCAGATATGTTGAATACAGTGACCAGTATAGTTAAACCTAACACAACTCTCTCTATGACTGCATGGTCCATGCATGTCACCAACATGACTGCACAGACTCTGTCAACTACCCATGTGTTGACAACAGTGCCCCCTACTTTGACACCCAATTTTTCACTGCCTGAAACTGGACAGTATAATGTTTCTATCAAGAATGTTATTTGCATCAAGGCAAGACTTGGAATACAACTTTTTGTcaaagaaaatgcagag GATCTGCACTTCAACGTTCCTCCAGCAAAGACTGTAGTTTCAGGGAAGTGTGGAAATACTGCCTCCTGGATTATCCTAAAATTTAATTTGGGATTTGTGAATTTCACCTTTGTGAAG GATGGAGAACATTATTACGTCAGTGAAATAAGTGTTGCTCTGAATACCATGAAAAACTTGG AAAAATCCTATTCGGGTGCTATGAAGAATGTAAAGTTGTTCAAGACTACACTTGGGCATTCTTACAAGTGCAAAAGCCAGCAGTTTTTGCCTATTTCACCCAATTCATTATGGATTCTTCTTGTTGATACTCAACTCCAAGCATTTGATGTTACTGGTGGAAACTTTGGGAAAA TTAATGACTGA
- the LOC125457471 gene encoding lysosome-associated membrane glycoprotein 3 isoform X1, with translation MNRSGLVIGSVILCLCASYAALEEGAALPDMLNTVTSIVKPNTTLSMTAWSMHVTNMTAQTLSTTHVLTTVPPTLTPNFSLPETGQYNVSIKNVICIKARLGIQLFVKENAEDLHFNVPPAKTVVSGKCGNTASWIILKFNLGFVNFTFVKDGEHYYVSEISVALNTMKNLEKSYSGAMKNVKLFKTTLGHSYKCKSQQFLPISPNSLWILLVDTQLQAFDVTGGNFGKKAKCEVDGESKIIPVLVGIALAGLILTVIIIYTIDRRRTSQGYEAVKG, from the exons ATGAACCGTTCGGGGTTGGTCATTGGTTCGGTTATTTTGT gCTTATGTGCAAGTTATGCTGCTTTGGAAGAAGGTGCTGCATTACCAGATATGTTGAATACAGTGACCAGTATAGTTAAACCTAACACAACTCTCTCTATGACTGCATGGTCCATGCATGTCACCAACATGACTGCACAGACTCTGTCAACTACCCATGTGTTGACAACAGTGCCCCCTACTTTGACACCCAATTTTTCACTGCCTGAAACTGGACAGTATAATGTTTCTATCAAGAATGTTATTTGCATCAAGGCAAGACTTGGAATACAACTTTTTGTcaaagaaaatgcagag GATCTGCACTTCAACGTTCCTCCAGCAAAGACTGTAGTTTCAGGGAAGTGTGGAAATACTGCCTCCTGGATTATCCTAAAATTTAATTTGGGATTTGTGAATTTCACCTTTGTGAAG GATGGAGAACATTATTACGTCAGTGAAATAAGTGTTGCTCTGAATACCATGAAAAACTTGG AAAAATCCTATTCGGGTGCTATGAAGAATGTAAAGTTGTTCAAGACTACACTTGGGCATTCTTACAAGTGCAAAAGCCAGCAGTTTTTGCCTATTTCACCCAATTCATTATGGATTCTTCTTGTTGATACTCAACTCCAAGCATTTGATGTTACTGGTGGAAACTTTGGGAAAA AGGCAAAATGTGAAGTGGATGGTGAGAGCAAAATAATTCCAGTATTAGTGGGAATCGCGTTAGCGGGATTGATCCTAACTGTGATCATTATCTATACAATTGATAGAAGACGGACATCTCAAGGATATGAAGCTGTTAAAGGCTGA
- the LOC125457471 gene encoding lysosome-associated membrane glycoprotein 3 isoform X3 yields the protein MNRSGLVIGSVILCLCASYAALEEGAALPDMLNTVTSIVKPNTTLSMTAWSMHVTNMTAQTLSTTHVLTTVPPTLTPNFSLPETGQYNVSIKNVICIKARLGIQLFVKENAEDLHFNVPPAKTVVSGKCGNTASWIILKFNLGFVNFTFVKDGEHYYVSEISVALNTMKNLEKSYSGAMKNVKLFKTTLGHSYKCKSQQFLPISPNSLWILLVDTQLQAFDVTGGNFGKSMPSVLGMISFHSDGF from the exons ATGAACCGTTCGGGGTTGGTCATTGGTTCGGTTATTTTGT gCTTATGTGCAAGTTATGCTGCTTTGGAAGAAGGTGCTGCATTACCAGATATGTTGAATACAGTGACCAGTATAGTTAAACCTAACACAACTCTCTCTATGACTGCATGGTCCATGCATGTCACCAACATGACTGCACAGACTCTGTCAACTACCCATGTGTTGACAACAGTGCCCCCTACTTTGACACCCAATTTTTCACTGCCTGAAACTGGACAGTATAATGTTTCTATCAAGAATGTTATTTGCATCAAGGCAAGACTTGGAATACAACTTTTTGTcaaagaaaatgcagag GATCTGCACTTCAACGTTCCTCCAGCAAAGACTGTAGTTTCAGGGAAGTGTGGAAATACTGCCTCCTGGATTATCCTAAAATTTAATTTGGGATTTGTGAATTTCACCTTTGTGAAG GATGGAGAACATTATTACGTCAGTGAAATAAGTGTTGCTCTGAATACCATGAAAAACTTGG AAAAATCCTATTCGGGTGCTATGAAGAATGTAAAGTTGTTCAAGACTACACTTGGGCATTCTTACAAGTGCAAAAGCCAGCAGTTTTTGCCTATTTCACCCAATTCATTATGGATTCTTCTTGTTGATACTCAACTCCAAGCATTTGATGTTACTGGTGGAAACTTTGGGAAAA